Proteins encoded within one genomic window of Candidatus Hepatoplasma crinochetorum Av:
- a CDS encoding ABC transporter permease, which translates to MTALYKLILKTNIKSPSLAFPLVTPIVFVLVFISGTNDEELTTSFFKIISIMLMQSGTFGFGFTMIALKKSIMLKRIGATKITKPEVLTASILYGFTMLLISLVWTTSFTMILSVSGYYLSSTTGETLHIDFATVANWGYIVLGIIISIFVSYSIGMMFVSLARTDEQFAMSAMLYFFFSILLAGLLVNNEIRQEIPFMVWTGYFNPTVWANQIINFGVSGVNNEELWLEIVVPILMAILAIGVSLKTFKWD; encoded by the coding sequence ATGACTGCGCTTTATAAATTAATTTTAAAAACAAATATAAAATCTCCATCATTGGCCTTTCCACTTGTTACACCAATTGTTTTTGTTTTAGTATTCATTAGTGGAACAAATGATGAAGAACTTACAACATCCTTTTTCAAGATTATTTCAATAATGTTGATGCAATCTGGAACATTTGGATTTGGATTTACAATGATTGCGCTTAAGAAATCGATTATGCTTAAGCGAATCGGAGCAACAAAAATAACAAAACCAGAAGTATTAACAGCAAGTATCCTTTATGGATTTACAATGCTTTTAATAAGTTTAGTTTGAACAACTTCATTTACAATGATTCTTTCTGTTTCCGGATATTATCTTTCATCAACAACAGGAGAAACATTACATATTGATTTTGCTACTGTTGCTAACTGAGGATATATTGTTCTAGGAATAATTATTTCAATTTTTGTTAGTTACTCAATTGGAATGATGTTTGTTTCATTAGCAAGAACAGATGAACAATTTGCAATGTCTGCAATGCTTTATTTCTTCTTTTCAATCTTACTTGCTGGATTATTAGTAAATAACGAAATAAGACAAGAAATTCCATTTATGGTCTGAACGGGATACTTTAATCCAACAGTATGAGCAAATCAAATTATTAACTTTGGAGTTTCAGGAGTAAACAACGAAGAATTATGATTAGAAATTGTCGTTCCAATCTTAATGGCAATACTTGCAATCGGAGTTTCATTAAAAACATTTAAATGAGATTAA